A DNA window from Rhodococcus sp. Z13 contains the following coding sequences:
- the cysD gene encoding sulfate adenylyltransferase subunit CysD encodes MTTVPPQRPPTYALPLLGALEAESVHIFREVAATFSRPVLLFSGGKDSAVMLHLAAKAFWPAPLPFPVLHIDTGHNFDEVIGFRDRTVDRLGLRLIVASVQEDIDAGRAVEETGPHATRNRLQTGTLLRALREGGFDAVFGGARRDEEKARAKERIFSLRDEFGQWDPKAQRPEVWRLYNGRHRRGEHMRVFPLSDWTELDIWRYIRDEHVDLPSLYYAHRRPVVERDGMLLAHTRFLTLLPGETPRESLVRFRTVGDATCTGCVESAAATVEEVVAEVAASRVTERGATRADDRISDTGMEDRKREGYF; translated from the coding sequence ATGACCACGGTGCCGCCGCAACGACCACCGACCTACGCACTCCCGCTGCTCGGTGCACTCGAGGCCGAGTCCGTCCACATCTTCCGGGAGGTCGCCGCGACCTTCTCCCGGCCCGTCCTGCTGTTCTCCGGCGGCAAGGACTCCGCAGTGATGCTCCACCTCGCCGCCAAGGCGTTCTGGCCGGCGCCGCTGCCGTTCCCCGTGCTGCACATCGACACCGGGCACAACTTCGACGAGGTGATCGGCTTCCGCGACCGCACCGTCGACCGCCTCGGGCTGCGGCTGATCGTCGCCTCCGTGCAGGAGGACATCGACGCCGGCCGCGCCGTCGAGGAGACCGGGCCGCACGCCACCCGCAACCGGCTGCAGACCGGAACCCTCCTGCGCGCGTTACGGGAAGGCGGATTCGACGCGGTCTTCGGCGGAGCCCGCCGCGACGAGGAGAAGGCCCGCGCGAAGGAGCGCATCTTCAGCCTCCGCGACGAATTCGGGCAGTGGGATCCGAAGGCGCAACGCCCCGAGGTGTGGCGGCTCTACAACGGTCGGCATCGCCGTGGTGAACACATGCGGGTCTTCCCGCTGTCCGACTGGACCGAACTCGACATCTGGCGCTACATCCGCGACGAGCACGTCGACCTGCCGTCGCTGTACTACGCGCACCGGCGTCCCGTCGTCGAACGCGACGGAATGTTGCTCGCCCACACCCGTTTCCTCACCCTGCTGCCGGGGGAGACACCCCGCGAGAGTCTCGTCCGGTTCCGCACCGTCGGCGACGCGACCTGCACCGGCTGTGTCGAATCCGCCGCCGCCACCGTGGAAGAGGTGGTCGCCGAGGTCGCCGCCAGCCGGGTCACCGAACGGGGCGCGACCCGCGCCGACGACCGCATCTCCGACACCGGGATGGAAGACCGCAAGAGGGAAGGGTATTTCTGA
- a CDS encoding IclR family transcriptional regulator has protein sequence MGRRGTGTTETGSGTARRSPPTERVVQVLDHLVARPGVRFGLSELARELDLSKPTCLGILTALTDAGYLIRDPVDKTYGLGPALIVAGRAAQRGFASGPVAHRHLASLADEFGAVCSASAVVGDRIAVLDVVGGRGAASAARVGEVYPFAPPVGLMYVLWDTDERVEQWLRREPTLPVAVDRDDLWRIVTECRRAGYLAEALTPGGRRLYALMAGVVAHDLAPEMREMLAELVASPGERVLLPGAFAAGERRAVNLVAAPAYDPDGHQSLVLTLHLEREVDAVEVERCGTALVAVADAITTDLGGRRPLGRSGVAGSGC, from the coding sequence ATGGGTCGTCGCGGGACCGGGACGACCGAGACGGGCTCCGGCACCGCCCGACGGTCGCCACCCACCGAACGCGTCGTTCAGGTGCTCGACCACCTCGTGGCGCGCCCCGGCGTCCGTTTCGGGCTGTCGGAACTGGCGCGGGAACTCGACCTGAGCAAACCCACCTGCCTGGGCATCCTCACGGCGCTCACCGACGCGGGTTATCTGATCCGCGACCCCGTCGACAAGACCTACGGCCTCGGCCCGGCCCTGATCGTCGCGGGACGCGCCGCGCAGCGCGGTTTCGCCTCCGGGCCGGTCGCCCACCGGCACCTGGCCTCGCTCGCCGACGAGTTCGGTGCCGTGTGTTCGGCCTCCGCCGTGGTCGGCGACCGGATCGCCGTACTCGACGTGGTCGGTGGACGTGGCGCCGCCTCGGCGGCGCGGGTGGGGGAGGTGTATCCTTTCGCGCCGCCGGTGGGTCTGATGTACGTGCTGTGGGACACCGACGAGCGGGTCGAGCAGTGGCTGCGGCGGGAGCCGACCCTGCCGGTGGCCGTCGATCGGGACGACCTGTGGCGGATCGTCACCGAATGCCGCCGCGCCGGTTACCTCGCCGAGGCCCTCACTCCCGGTGGGCGCCGGCTCTACGCGCTCATGGCCGGGGTGGTCGCGCACGACCTCGCGCCCGAGATGCGGGAAATGCTCGCGGAACTGGTTGCCAGTCCCGGCGAGCGCGTACTGCTGCCCGGGGCCTTCGCTGCGGGGGAGAGGCGGGCGGTCAACCTGGTGGCCGCCCCCGCCTACGATCCCGACGGGCACCAGTCGCTCGTGCTCACGCTGCACCTCGAACGGGAGGTCGACGCGGTGGAGGTCGAGCGGTGCGGTACGGCGCTCGTGGCCGTCGCGGACGCCATCACCACCGATCTCGGTGGACGCCGGCCGCTGGGGCGATCGGGGGTCGCCGGGTCCGGCTGTTGA
- a CDS encoding sulfotransferase family protein, producing the protein MNERTTVGTVEDLHDSAIRMTGLTDFGDDDYREALGVLLDSYARDEELTPLGSKMSRVFLRGALVARLLSESAWAAHPEHADVPISRPIFVTGLPRTGTTALHRLLAADPAHQGLEMWLTEMPQPRPPRETWSENPVFAGIEAGFAQHHVEHPEFMGVHYMSAGEVEECWQLLRQSFRSISYECLAHLPTYSQWLAGQDWTAAYARHRRNLQLIGLPDADKRWVLKNPSHLFALDELLTVYPDAIVIVTHRDPRTVIGSVCSLAAQATEGWSEKFVGETIGRSQLDLWARGFEHFTEARRRHDPTRFADVDYRDFVADPIGTVGALYDRFGLPFTADAERAMTALHDESRNGPRRPAHRYTLEEFGLTEQEVDERFPSYAHR; encoded by the coding sequence ATGAACGAACGCACCACCGTCGGCACCGTCGAGGATCTGCACGACTCCGCGATCCGGATGACGGGCCTGACCGATTTCGGCGACGACGACTACCGCGAGGCCCTCGGAGTTCTGCTCGACTCCTACGCGCGGGACGAGGAACTCACCCCGCTGGGCAGCAAGATGTCGCGGGTCTTCCTTCGTGGTGCCCTGGTGGCGCGTCTGCTGTCCGAATCCGCGTGGGCCGCTCACCCCGAGCATGCAGACGTCCCGATCAGCAGGCCGATCTTCGTCACCGGTCTCCCCCGTACCGGTACCACGGCCCTGCACCGCCTGCTCGCCGCCGATCCCGCCCACCAGGGCCTGGAGATGTGGCTGACGGAGATGCCGCAGCCACGCCCGCCACGCGAGACCTGGTCGGAGAACCCGGTGTTCGCGGGTATCGAGGCCGGTTTCGCGCAGCACCACGTCGAGCACCCGGAATTCATGGGCGTGCACTACATGTCGGCGGGTGAGGTCGAGGAGTGCTGGCAGCTGTTGCGTCAGTCCTTCCGGTCGATCTCCTACGAGTGCCTGGCGCACCTGCCCACCTACTCGCAGTGGCTCGCCGGGCAGGACTGGACCGCGGCGTACGCCCGGCACCGGAGGAATTTGCAGCTCATCGGGTTGCCCGACGCCGACAAGCGGTGGGTGCTGAAGAATCCCAGCCACCTGTTCGCGCTGGACGAGCTGCTCACGGTGTACCCGGACGCGATCGTGATCGTGACGCACCGCGATCCGCGCACCGTGATCGGCTCGGTGTGCAGTCTCGCCGCGCAGGCCACCGAGGGATGGTCCGAGAAGTTCGTCGGCGAGACCATCGGCCGCAGTCAGCTGGACCTGTGGGCACGGGGTTTCGAGCACTTCACCGAGGCCCGCCGCCGGCACGATCCCACACGGTTCGCCGATGTGGACTACCGCGACTTCGTCGCCGATCCGATCGGGACGGTCGGTGCCCTCTACGACCGGTTCGGGCTGCCCTTCACCGCCGACGCCGAGCGGGCGATGACGGCCCTGCACGACGAGAGCCGCAACGGGCCGCGTCGCCCGGCCCACCGGTACACGCTGGAGGAGTTCGGCTTGACCGAG
- a CDS encoding SDR family oxidoreductase, producing MSAPAGLLHDRVVVISGVGPGLGHTLALRCAEHGADLVLAARTRERLEKVAAEVEATGRRALAVPTDITDDESAAALADRATAEFGRVDVLVNNAFSVPSMKPLARTDFQQIRDSVELTVLGALRLTQLFTPALADTKGAVVNINSMVLRHSQERYGSYKLAKSALLSLSRSLATELGPQGIRVNSVAPGYIWGPILRSYFEHQAGKYGTTVEQIYEHTAAASDLKRLPTTEEIADAVIFLASPMASAITGQCLDVNCGEYHH from the coding sequence ATGAGCGCGCCGGCGGGCCTGCTCCACGACCGGGTGGTGGTGATCTCCGGCGTCGGTCCCGGCCTGGGCCACACCCTCGCACTGCGGTGTGCGGAGCACGGCGCCGACCTGGTGCTCGCCGCCCGCACCCGGGAGCGACTCGAGAAGGTCGCCGCGGAGGTCGAGGCCACGGGCCGACGGGCGCTGGCGGTGCCGACCGACATCACCGACGACGAGTCCGCGGCCGCTCTCGCCGATCGCGCCACGGCCGAGTTCGGCCGTGTCGACGTGCTCGTCAACAACGCCTTCTCGGTTCCGTCGATGAAACCGTTGGCGCGCACCGACTTCCAGCAGATCCGGGACAGTGTCGAGCTGACCGTCCTCGGCGCCCTACGACTGACCCAGCTGTTCACCCCCGCCCTTGCCGACACGAAGGGCGCGGTGGTCAACATCAACTCGATGGTGCTGCGGCACTCCCAGGAGCGTTACGGCAGTTACAAACTCGCCAAGTCGGCACTGCTGTCGTTGTCACGGTCCCTGGCCACCGAGCTGGGGCCGCAGGGAATCCGTGTCAACTCCGTTGCGCCCGGATATATCTGGGGACCGATCCTGCGGAGCTACTTCGAGCACCAGGCCGGCAAGTACGGCACCACCGTCGAGCAGATCTACGAACACACTGCCGCCGCTTCGGATCTGAAGCGGCTCCCGACCACCGAGGAGATCGCGGATGCGGTGATCTTCCTGGCCTCCCCGATGGCTTCGGCGATCACGGGCCAGTGCCTCGACGTCAACTGCGGCGAATACCACCACTGA